From Gemmatimonadaceae bacterium, a single genomic window includes:
- a CDS encoding serine/threonine-protein kinase — protein MPERYVGKQLGRFRIDEVVGSGGFAWVYRGYDPELEIPVAIKVLKPQYAGDETFESRFRREASTAAKLRHPNIIRILAVGREADAVFFVMDFLPTSLDQRLKIMGTLPETLLIRLGMDVSAALGFAHREGVIHRDIKTDNILFDEHGNAVVADFGIARAVTGYIEQTGTNMVVGTPHYFSPEQARGLALDGRGDIYSLGVTLFRAGTGVLPFQGEDWYEIARQHVEDLPPKPRSFNPALSRGVERVILKCLEKDPAARYPTGDALHAELIQLLGRASTPDTEATVMIPTPVAGVAMQTGVEIVTDWWRRWARRPRWVAAAGALGAVAVISALALSRGKAEAAHAVAPPVAHVSDSTVASAPVTQPATHVESASAIVPQAPPPAAPAPPPVLRIVAPNDAQVRVDGKVVGHGNWSGTRFAAGDHRVVAVVHTIAGCAGATDSAIAQVPDHGEVRVKLAPHPCGTVSVDAEPNGARWDLSTVDGASVADGAIPQATPIVVPSGAYVLLVSKSYCADYRARIAVPADGTHKERVRLICGQ, from the coding sequence GTGCCTGAGCGCTACGTCGGCAAGCAGCTGGGTCGCTTCCGCATCGACGAGGTCGTCGGGTCGGGTGGTTTCGCGTGGGTATACCGCGGATACGATCCCGAGCTCGAGATTCCCGTTGCCATCAAGGTGTTGAAGCCCCAGTACGCGGGGGACGAGACCTTCGAGAGCCGGTTTCGGCGCGAGGCGTCGACGGCGGCGAAGCTCAGGCATCCGAACATCATCCGGATTCTGGCGGTGGGTCGCGAGGCCGACGCCGTCTTTTTCGTGATGGATTTTCTGCCCACCAGCCTCGACCAGCGGCTCAAGATCATGGGCACCTTGCCCGAGACGCTGCTCATCCGGTTGGGCATGGATGTGTCCGCTGCGTTGGGGTTCGCGCATCGCGAGGGGGTGATTCACCGCGACATCAAGACGGACAACATTCTGTTCGACGAGCACGGCAACGCGGTGGTGGCCGACTTCGGCATCGCGCGCGCGGTGACGGGCTACATCGAGCAGACCGGGACGAACATGGTGGTGGGGACGCCGCACTATTTCTCGCCCGAGCAGGCGCGCGGCCTGGCGCTCGACGGCCGCGGCGACATCTATTCGTTAGGCGTGACGTTGTTCCGGGCCGGGACGGGCGTGCTGCCGTTCCAGGGCGAGGACTGGTACGAGATCGCGCGCCAGCACGTGGAGGATCTGCCGCCCAAGCCGCGGTCGTTCAACCCTGCCCTGTCGCGGGGGGTCGAGCGCGTGATCCTCAAGTGTCTGGAGAAGGATCCCGCCGCGCGCTATCCGACGGGCGATGCCCTGCACGCCGAGCTCATCCAATTGTTAGGCAGGGCGTCGACGCCCGACACGGAAGCGACGGTCATGATTCCGACGCCCGTGGCCGGCGTGGCGATGCAGACCGGTGTCGAGATCGTGACCGACTGGTGGCGGCGGTGGGCGAGGCGGCCCCGCTGGGTGGCGGCCGCCGGTGCGTTAGGCGCGGTGGCGGTCATCTCGGCGTTGGCGTTGAGCCGGGGCAAGGCCGAGGCGGCGCACGCCGTGGCGCCGCCGGTGGCGCATGTGTCCGATTCGACCGTTGCGTCGGCGCCGGTGACGCAGCCCGCGACCCATGTGGAGTCGGCATCGGCGATCGTGCCGCAGGCGCCGCCTCCGGCCGCCCCTGCCCCGCCGCCCGTTCTGCGCATCGTCGCGCCTAACGACGCGCAGGTGCGGGTGGATGGGAAGGTCGTTGGGCATGGCAACTGGAGCGGGACCCGGTTCGCGGCCGGCGACCATCGGGTGGTGGCTGTCGTGCACACGATTGCGGGGTGCGCGGGCGCGACGGACAGCGCGATCGCGCAGGTGCCGGACCACGGCGAGGTGCGGGTGAAGCTGGCGCCGCATCCGTGCGGGACGGTGTCGGTGGACGCCGAGCCTAACGGGGCGCGGTGGGACCTGTCGACTGTCGATGGGGCGAGCGTGGCGGACGGGGCGATTCCGCAGGCGACGCCGATCGTGGTGCCGAGCGGGGCGTATGTGCTGCTGGTGTCGAAGAGTTACTGCGCGGATTATCGGGCGCGGATTGCGGTGCCGGCGGACGGAACGCACAAGGAGCGCGTTCGGCTCATCTGCGGGCAGTAG
- the rpsO gene encoding 30S ribosomal protein S15 yields MAFVKAPVIEKYRAHETDSGSSKLQVALLTERINYLTDHFRIHQKDNHSRRGLLKMVGRRRRILDYMKRTDLQGYRQLITELGLRH; encoded by the coding sequence ATGGCGTTTGTCAAAGCTCCGGTCATTGAAAAGTACCGCGCACACGAGACGGATAGCGGGTCGTCAAAGCTACAGGTAGCGCTCCTCACCGAGCGGATCAACTACCTCACCGACCATTTCCGCATCCACCAGAAAGACAACCACTCTCGGCGTGGTCTGCTCAAGATGGTCGGGCGTCGTCGCAGAATCCTCGACTACATGAAGCGGACGGACCTTCAAGGGTATCGCCAGCTCATCACCGAGCTTGGACTGCGTCACTAA
- a CDS encoding PIN domain-containing protein encodes MRFVDTNVLLYAVSSAKADRAKAERAATLLDEPDLALSVQVLQEFYVQATRTGATAALSHESAVAFIATLLRFPVEELTVPLLRAALATRARWRISYWDAAIVEAARIAGCDTICTEDLQHGQDFDGVRVVNPFV; translated from the coding sequence GTGCGGTTCGTTGATACGAATGTCCTGCTCTACGCGGTAAGCTCCGCGAAGGCGGATCGCGCCAAGGCGGAGCGCGCCGCTACGCTCCTCGACGAGCCAGACCTCGCGCTGTCGGTGCAGGTCCTGCAAGAGTTCTACGTCCAGGCGACGCGGACTGGTGCGACCGCGGCATTGTCCCATGAGTCCGCCGTCGCGTTCATCGCGACGCTGTTGCGCTTCCCGGTCGAGGAGCTCACCGTGCCGCTGCTGCGCGCGGCCCTCGCAACGCGAGCACGCTGGCGAATCAGCTACTGGGATGCCGCCATCGTGGAGGCGGCGCGGATCGCTGGCTGCGACACGATCTGCACAGAAGACCTGCAGCATGGTCAGGACTTCGACGGCGTGCGCGTGGTCAATCCATTTGTCTAA